Genomic DNA from Mycolicibacterium helvum:
TTGGTCGACAGCAGCGCGTACAGGCCGACCAGGAAGAAGGCGGCGCTGTGGTGGGCAGTGATGTCGGGGTAGACCTCGCCGCGATGTCGCGCGCGTTCGATCTCGGCGGTCAACAGCACGAACGTCGGGTGCCGTGGCCACTGCTCGTCGGGTCGCGACGATGAGAAGAGCATTCCGGTGACGTCGCGGAACAACGATGCGCCCCATTGCTTTTCGAGTTCGAGGACGAGCCGCACGAGGGTGTCCAGAACTGCGGGCAAGTCGTGCGGGGTGTCGAGGAATCTACTGAGCTCTTCGGCGAGCTGATCTTCGTCGAGCCGAATCAACTCCAGGAGAACGTGTTCCTTGGTCGGAAAGTGGAAGTAGAAGGTGCTGCGCGAGACGCCGGCCGCTTCGACGATCGCGTTGATATCGGCCGAGCTCGTGCCGGCCCGCTGGAACTCCTCGATGGCTGCATCGAGCACGCGGGCGCGCGTTCGGCGGCGCTGGGCTTCGCGGCCCGTCGAGGTGTCTGGCACCCGTTCATTATGCAGTCGGCCCGCCGATATCGCTGACATATGTCGGCGAAATCGCCGACGATCAGCCACAATGCTGGGTGAACGGAGACATTTCGTTGTCATTTGTCAGCCACCGTGTTAGACCTATGAACACCCAGGCCACGCACACGGGACGGTGTCGATGAATACCCGAGGTCAGCGCATTCTGTTGTGGACGGCGCCGCCGGCGGTGGCGTTGTTCCTGCTCGCCTACCTGGTGTTCCCGGTGTTCTGGCCACCGTTGTCACCGACGTTGACCCCCGAGGAGATCGCGGCGTTCTTCCGCGACAACACCACCGGCATCCTCGGCGTCGTGATCCTGTGCAATCTCATCGCCGGGACTCTGGTGCCGCTGTTCGCCGTCACCGCCGTGCAGATCTCCCGCGTCGCCACCTCGAGCAGCGTCTTCACCTACGCCTACCTCATCTGCGTCGGTATCGGCATGACGGCGTTCATCCTGGCCGACTACTGCTGGGGGGTGGCCGCCTTCCGGCCCGACCGTGACCCGCAGCTGATCAGTCTGCTCAACGACATGGCCTGGTTCTTCTTCATCGCGCCGGTCGGCACCATCATCGTGCAGAATCTGTGCTTCGCGCTCAGCGTCTACCTCGACGAGCGGTCAGAGCCGATCTTTCCGCGCTGGGTGGCTCACTTCAACATCGTGGTCGCCGCGCTACTGATCCCGAGCGCCTTCACGGTCCTGTTCAAATCGGGACCGCTGGCATGGAACGGTTCGGTGTCATTCACGCTGCGGCTCATCGTGTTTGCGGCCTACATCGTGGTGATGTTCCTCGTCCTGCTGCGCGCGGTGAATCGGCAGGGCAGCGAGCGGGCGGTGCTCGTGTGAAGAGCAAGAAGCGCGATCAGTGGATTGCGTTCTGGATGGTCCCGGCATTCTTCAGTATTTTCGGCCTGGTCTTCGTCCCGCTGAGCTGGATGATGCCGCCCCGGTCGCCGAGCGCTCCCGAGGCGCAGATCGTCGCGTTCATGCAGTCGCACAATCTGTTGGTCGCCTGTGCAGTTCTGACTCTGTTCTTCGGCTTCTCCGCGGTGGGGAATGCGGTGTACCTCATGCAGATCAAGCGGATGTCGGTCAGTCCGGTGTTCCGCTACACCGTGATGGTTGGCGCGACGACCGGTGCGATCGTCGGGATGCTCTTTCCGATGTTCTGTTTCGGCCTCGGTGCATTCCGGCCAGGATATCGGCCATCGATCTTGGTGATGCTCTACGACTTCGGCTATCTGGCGTACATCGGCTCGCTGGGCTGTTTCTGCGTCATGTGGATGGCGTTCGCGTTGGCGATCATTCTCGATCAGAACAATGTCCTGCCAAAGTGGTTGGGCTACTACACCATTTGGCAGTATATGACCGAGCTGATGGCGGCACCGGTGTGGATCGCCAGATCGGGGCCGTTCGCCTGGAATGGCCTGATGACGTTCTGGTTGGCGATGGTGTTGTACGTGCCGTGGCAGGTCATCGTCTACGTCTGCATCTATCGAGCCATCAAGAACCAGCCCGACGAAGAACTCGAAAACTCTTGGCTGGAAAGGACACTGACAACACCTGACATCCGGCCGAAGGCGACCACATGACAGCCGACGCCGACACGGGGCGCCGTATTCCCGGTGCGCCGAGCATGTGGTTCTTCGTCGTCGGCGACCTGATCATCTTCGGCTTCTATTTTGTCGCGTACATGTATTACCGCGGACAAGATCATGTGTTGTTCCTCCAGAGCCAGGCGCGTCTGAACCTCGATATCGGCGCGGTGAACACGGTCCTGCTGATCACCAGTTCGCTGTTCGTCGCGCTGGGAACTTCGGCTGCCCGCGTGGGAAAGCGGGCCGATGCGATCCGATTGTTCGGCGTCGGCCTGGCGTTCGGTGCGGCGTTTCCGCTCCTCAAAGTGTTCGAGTACGTTCCCGAGATCCTCGGCGGCGTAACGCCGGGAACCAACCTGTTCTTCATGTACTACTTCGTGATGACGGGACTGCACCTGTGCCATGTGCTGCTTGGCCTGGTGATCATCGGCTTCGTCATCCGCAACCTGCGGGCGACCGCGACGCCCGATATCGCGTTGGTGGAGACCGGGGCTACGTACTGGCACATGGTCGATCTCGTGTGGCTGGTCCTGTTCGCGTTGCTCTATTTGATGAGGTGAACCGCTGACGACGTATCTCCGCAATCCGCTGACGATCGTGTGGGCTGTGCTCACGGCGGTCACAGTCGCGTCGTGGTTGACCGCACGGGACGGCGGCGCAGCGCATCTGGTGAATGCGACGGTTACCGTCGTCGTCCTTGTCATCGCTGCGGTGAAGACGCAGATCGTCATCTGGCATTTCATGGAAGTCCGGCGCGCCCCAGCGTGGTTGAGGGCGACCACCAGTGGGTGGTTGGTTGTTCTCTTCGGGCTCCTGCTGGGCATGTACTTCTGGGATCTCTAGCTTCATCGCCAGGCCGGTTGGCTGCGGTCCTGCTGTGAATCCACGAGGACGAAGCGCGATTCCCAGGAACCTGACCTACCCTGGCGATCCGGAGACGCAGCGCTGTAGGCCGGACGTCATCGAGGACCGCTTGGGGGTATGTGATCATGACGACCGCTTCTACCAGCACTCGTCGTTTACTTTATGCCGCAATTGGATTGGTGATCGCGGCTGCCCCGGCGGTCGCGGTGTTCGCCGGGATCGGAACCCCCGCACCGCAGCTGGCGGCGCAGTGTCAGGACACCGACACCGAGGACAGCTTCTCGATGAACTGCGCCCCGACCGTCATCCCCGACACCAGCGACCAGCTCACCGAGGCCGAGGTCGCCGAGCCAGGCTTCAACGGCGGCGGAACCCACAGCAGTGGCGGCGGCGGTGGGGGCGGCGGCCACCACTAGCCTTCGATAGGCAGACTCCTGCGCGAG
This window encodes:
- a CDS encoding TetR/AcrR family transcriptional regulator yields the protein MPDTSTGREAQRRRTRARVLDAAIEEFQRAGTSSADINAIVEAAGVSRSTFYFHFPTKEHVLLELIRLDEDQLAEELSRFLDTPHDLPAVLDTLVRLVLELEKQWGASLFRDVTGMLFSSSRPDEQWPRHPTFVLLTAEIERARHRGEVYPDITAHHSAAFFLVGLYALLSTNRELGPERDEVLGAFVTSTLRSLLPSAG
- a CDS encoding cytochrome c oxidase subunit 3 gives rise to the protein MTADADTGRRIPGAPSMWFFVVGDLIIFGFYFVAYMYYRGQDHVLFLQSQARLNLDIGAVNTVLLITSSLFVALGTSAARVGKRADAIRLFGVGLAFGAAFPLLKVFEYVPEILGGVTPGTNLFFMYYFVMTGLHLCHVLLGLVIIGFVIRNLRATATPDIALVETGATYWHMVDLVWLVLFALLYLMR
- a CDS encoding cytochrome C oxidase subunit IV family protein, which encodes MTTYLRNPLTIVWAVLTAVTVASWLTARDGGAAHLVNATVTVVVLVIAAVKTQIVIWHFMEVRRAPAWLRATTSGWLVVLFGLLLGMYFWDL